A region of Moorena producens PAL-8-15-08-1 DNA encodes the following proteins:
- a CDS encoding PAS domain S-box protein: MINFFDYILLAETFIPQGNCYLGQPNVIWLHLISDSLITLAYYVIPILLVYLIRQRQDLPFKGLLILFGAFIICGGTTHLIELWTVWDPVYWLSGSIKAITAIVSVYTAIKLYSILPRIQNSPSLAGLEQLNQELKSQIEERILAEQSLRKREQRWQLALQGANQGIWDWKPKTNETFFSSRCKEILGYDENYDIGNYNHQWWTHIHPDDVDQVIKAMEDHLAQKTSYYVQEYRLRCNDGSYKWILDQGQALWDEAGDAVRVVGSITDISDRKQTEEAFLENEKALKSNQDRLDAIMSSLQDVVWSVSLPSGILRYVNIAFEQVYGRPTFELFSDQDNLWRQFIVPEDFERVDKAWQAVQENRRQSWDLEYRIQLSNGEIRWLNDRAHVVIRDNGTSVHLHGITTDITKRKQQEAELQQLNRELQQLNRELEIRVQQRTAALLESEQRFRSLFESAPDFIHILDTQGMIEQVNPAVIQQSGYSESELIGNRLEEFFTPTYQNICQQQFPVLLEQGTHRQEIEFVCKNGTILTTDLSCSVVHDTEGNISYILVLQRDITSRKRFEQERTQLIASLQESERRWRSLLENVRLVVVGLDRQGKVEYVNPFFLELTKYTEAEVLGKDWFENFLPNSQQKLVKHYFQDILEPDFQSHYQHSILTNSKQEKIIAWNNTLLQNVQGEAIGTMSIGEDITERYAIERMKDEFTSVVSHELRTPLTSIHGALNLLSTGLIQPQSERGQRVIGIAADSAERLVRLVNDILELERLESGKIRLSKQPVNAAELMVKAVDQVQVMANRAGIKLEVSSQAIEGEIEFEADSDRIIQVITNLLSNGIKFSDRGSSLWLTVELPQPEELETNSPPDPNSPTILFTVKDQGRGIPADKLESIFGRFQQVDASDARKKGGTGLGLAICRNIVEQHGGKIWVESTVGEGSSFYFTLQRINDAESPVSLDRG; the protein is encoded by the coding sequence ATGATCAATTTCTTTGACTATATCTTATTGGCCGAAACCTTTATTCCCCAAGGTAACTGCTACCTTGGGCAGCCTAACGTAATCTGGCTACACCTGATCAGTGATTCCCTAATTACCCTAGCCTACTATGTGATTCCCATACTGCTAGTGTACTTGATTAGGCAGCGGCAGGATCTGCCTTTCAAGGGACTCTTGATTTTGTTTGGGGCGTTTATTATTTGCGGTGGCACCACTCACCTGATCGAACTATGGACTGTTTGGGATCCAGTTTACTGGCTATCAGGCTCTATTAAAGCAATTACAGCTATAGTTTCTGTCTACACTGCCATAAAATTATACTCTATTCTACCTCGAATCCAAAATTCACCTAGTCTGGCTGGACTTGAGCAGCTCAACCAGGAGCTAAAATCTCAAATTGAAGAGCGTATTTTGGCAGAGCAATCCTTACGGAAACGTGAGCAACGCTGGCAATTGGCACTACAGGGAGCTAATCAAGGAATTTGGGACTGGAAGCCCAAAACCAATGAAACGTTTTTCTCCAGCCGATGTAAAGAAATTCTGGGGTATGATGAAAACTACGACATCGGAAACTATAACCATCAATGGTGGACACACATCCATCCCGATGATGTAGACCAGGTGATCAAAGCCATGGAGGATCACTTAGCCCAGAAAACCTCCTATTACGTTCAAGAGTATCGCTTACGGTGCAACGACGGCAGCTACAAATGGATTCTTGACCAGGGACAAGCACTTTGGGATGAAGCAGGTGATGCAGTGCGGGTGGTTGGCTCAATTACCGATATTAGCGATCGCAAGCAGACAGAAGAAGCATTTCTTGAAAATGAAAAGGCGCTGAAGTCCAACCAAGACCGGCTCGACGCAATTATGAGTTCTCTTCAAGACGTGGTGTGGTCAGTATCACTGCCTTCTGGGATACTGCGCTATGTTAATATCGCCTTCGAGCAAGTTTACGGTCGCCCAACTTTCGAGCTATTCAGCGATCAAGACAACCTCTGGCGACAGTTTATTGTCCCAGAAGATTTTGAGCGTGTTGATAAGGCATGGCAAGCTGTTCAAGAAAACCGTCGTCAATCGTGGGATTTAGAATATAGAATTCAGCTCAGTAATGGAGAAATTCGCTGGCTGAATGATCGCGCTCATGTGGTTATCCGTGATAATGGCACCTCTGTACATCTTCACGGCATCACTACGGATATCACGAAGCGTAAACAGCAAGAAGCTGAACTGCAACAACTCAATCGAGAATTGCAACAACTCAATCGAGAATTAGAAATTAGGGTTCAACAGCGCACAGCTGCTTTACTCGAAAGCGAACAACGATTCCGCTCGTTGTTTGAATCTGCCCCAGATTTTATCCATATCTTAGATACTCAGGGCATGATTGAGCAAGTGAACCCGGCTGTCATCCAGCAGTCAGGTTATTCTGAATCAGAATTGATCGGTAATCGCTTAGAAGAGTTTTTTACCCCCACATACCAAAACATTTGCCAGCAACAGTTTCCAGTTTTACTGGAGCAGGGAACCCATCGTCAAGAAATTGAGTTTGTCTGCAAAAATGGGACAATTCTTACCACAGACTTATCTTGTTCAGTGGTTCATGATACCGAAGGAAACATTAGCTATATCTTAGTGTTGCAGCGAGATATTACTTCACGCAAACGATTTGAACAAGAACGGACCCAGTTAATTGCTAGCTTACAGGAATCAGAGCGACGGTGGCGCAGCCTTCTCGAAAATGTGCGACTGGTGGTGGTGGGACTAGACCGACAGGGGAAAGTCGAGTATGTCAATCCCTTTTTCCTAGAATTGACTAAGTACACAGAAGCAGAAGTTTTAGGCAAGGACTGGTTTGAAAACTTCCTGCCCAATTCCCAGCAAAAGTTAGTAAAGCACTACTTCCAGGACATCCTAGAGCCAGACTTTCAATCCCACTATCAGCACTCGATTCTAACTAATTCAAAGCAAGAAAAAATTATTGCTTGGAATAATACCCTACTCCAAAATGTCCAGGGAGAGGCAATTGGCACCATGAGTATTGGGGAAGATATTACCGAGCGCTACGCTATTGAACGGATGAAAGATGAATTCACCTCCGTGGTTAGCCACGAACTCCGTACCCCCCTAACCTCAATTCATGGTGCCTTGAACCTATTATCAACTGGTCTAATTCAACCTCAGTCTGAACGAGGACAGCGTGTGATTGGCATTGCCGCTGACAGTGCTGAGCGTTTAGTGCGACTAGTTAACGATATTTTGGAACTCGAACGTCTCGAATCTGGTAAGATCCGTCTGTCGAAGCAGCCCGTAAATGCAGCTGAGTTGATGGTTAAAGCTGTTGATCAGGTGCAGGTGATGGCTAATCGAGCTGGGATTAAATTGGAAGTCTCGTCCCAAGCCATTGAAGGTGAAATTGAATTCGAGGCTGATAGCGATCGCATTATTCAAGTCATAACCAATTTACTCAGCAATGGGATTAAATTTTCAGACAGAGGTTCTAGCCTATGGTTAACAGTGGAACTGCCACAGCCAGAGGAACTAGAAACCAACTCACCCCCTGACCCAAACAGTCCAACGATCTTATTTACTGTTAAAGACCAAGGTAGGGGAATTCCTGCTGACAAACTTGAAAGCATTTTCGGGCGTTTTCAACAGGTTGATGCCTCCGATGCCCGTAAAAAAGGAGGTACAGGTTTAGGGTTAGCGATTTGCCGTAATATAGTGGAGCAGCACGGAGGCAAAATCTGGGTTGAGAGTACTGTTGGTGAAGGCAGCAGTTTTTATTTTACTTTACAAAGAATCAACGATGCTGAAAGCCCCGTGTCTTTAGACCGGGGATGA
- a CDS encoding response regulator — MRILLVEDDEGIAKVVTAALASQHYQVDLATDGDEGIELAEIFKYDLILLDWMLPKLKGIDLCKQLRNARDRTPIILLTAQDTSTNKVEALDAGADDYLVKPLDIPELLARIRAVLRRSSTPLLPVLEWGLLHLDPSNCQVSYDQELLHLTPKEYGLVELFLRNPHRIFSQSFLLDNLWSFEEPPTENAVRAHIKSLRRKLKQAGAKNDLIETVYGLGYRLRQPPEEGSAQTKTEKNKGKKVAKKTPSNLKQSKSKSDSSVSPVPKAQSQEPKQSGLSAIWEQQKSKYIKRINVLEQLVTAWRDGDDCGKLEQEALREAHTLAGSLGSFGFDQASIKSREIEQILQSGKKGSKETIAHLSKLVVELRQQLETEPNLPKPTESLPLPTFHSPFPISHSPRLLIVDDDVTLAQGLASELAACKMQVEVAGDISQGRKAIAGNRPDVVLLDLCFPESLGNGFELLEELKTTKPPVPVVVFTAQESFAERVRVARLGGRGFLQKPVAPQKVMDAIAKALQQSGPPQAKLLIVDDDPQILDQLRTVLEPWGFQLTLLNDPQQFWETIEECTPDLLILDVEMPQFSGIDLCQVVRNDPRWGELPVLFLSAVQDAETVQQVFMAGADDYVQKPIRAPELLARVLNRIERSRLRLSIIAQKNKMLSDK; from the coding sequence GTGAGAATCCTGCTAGTAGAAGACGATGAAGGTATTGCCAAAGTAGTAACGGCAGCGCTAGCTAGTCAACATTATCAGGTTGATCTAGCTACAGATGGGGATGAGGGCATAGAACTAGCAGAGATATTTAAGTATGACTTGATTTTGCTAGATTGGATGCTGCCCAAGCTCAAGGGGATTGATTTGTGCAAGCAGCTGCGAAACGCACGCGATCGCACTCCGATTATACTCCTCACTGCCCAAGACACCAGCACTAACAAAGTCGAAGCTTTAGACGCAGGAGCAGATGATTATTTAGTCAAACCCTTAGACATACCTGAATTATTAGCCAGAATTCGCGCAGTGCTGCGCCGCAGCAGCACCCCTCTACTCCCTGTGCTGGAGTGGGGATTGCTCCATCTTGACCCCAGTAACTGCCAGGTCAGCTACGATCAGGAACTGTTGCATCTGACACCTAAGGAGTATGGTCTAGTAGAGTTGTTTTTACGGAACCCCCACCGCATCTTTAGCCAAAGTTTCCTGCTAGATAATCTCTGGTCTTTTGAAGAACCCCCTACAGAAAATGCGGTTAGAGCTCATATCAAAAGTTTAAGGCGGAAACTCAAGCAAGCTGGAGCCAAAAATGATTTAATTGAAACCGTCTACGGCTTGGGGTATCGGCTCAGACAACCGCCTGAGGAAGGTTCAGCTCAAACAAAGACTGAGAAAAACAAAGGCAAAAAAGTAGCTAAAAAGACACCATCTAACCTGAAACAATCAAAGAGCAAGAGTGATAGTTCCGTTTCCCCAGTCCCTAAGGCTCAATCCCAAGAACCAAAGCAATCAGGATTAAGTGCTATTTGGGAGCAGCAGAAGTCAAAGTATATCAAGCGGATCAATGTATTGGAGCAGTTGGTGACGGCTTGGCGAGATGGTGACGACTGCGGAAAATTGGAACAGGAGGCTTTACGGGAGGCACACACCCTAGCTGGTTCCCTCGGTAGCTTTGGTTTTGATCAAGCTTCTATCAAATCCCGTGAGATTGAGCAGATATTGCAATCTGGGAAAAAAGGTAGCAAAGAGACAATAGCACATCTGTCTAAACTAGTGGTAGAACTACGACAACAACTAGAGACAGAGCCTAACCTTCCAAAACCTACAGAAAGTCTCCCACTCCCAACTTTCCACTCCCCATTCCCTATTTCCCACTCCCCACGACTACTGATTGTGGATGATGATGTAACACTAGCGCAAGGGTTAGCCTCAGAGCTAGCAGCCTGTAAAATGCAGGTTGAGGTGGCGGGTGATATATCTCAAGGGAGAAAAGCAATTGCTGGTAACCGCCCCGATGTGGTACTACTAGACTTGTGTTTTCCTGAATCATTGGGAAATGGTTTCGAGCTGTTAGAAGAACTGAAAACAACTAAGCCCCCTGTACCTGTTGTAGTATTTACGGCTCAAGAGAGTTTTGCTGAACGAGTTAGAGTGGCTCGTTTGGGGGGAAGGGGTTTTCTTCAGAAGCCTGTAGCACCTCAAAAGGTGATGGATGCGATCGCTAAAGCGTTGCAACAATCTGGTCCACCACAGGCAAAGCTATTGATTGTTGACGATGACCCTCAAATCCTGGATCAGCTACGCACTGTCCTAGAACCTTGGGGATTTCAATTGACTTTGCTAAACGATCCACAACAGTTCTGGGAGACCATAGAGGAGTGTACTCCTGACTTACTGATTTTGGATGTGGAAATGCCGCAGTTTAGTGGTATTGACCTGTGCCAGGTGGTACGCAATGACCCTCGCTGGGGAGAGTTACCCGTGTTGTTTCTCTCTGCTGTTCAAGATGCTGAAACTGTGCAGCAAGTGTTTATGGCCGGGGCTGATGATTACGTACAAAAGCCAATCAGGGCTCCGGAGTTATTGGCTCGGGTGTTGAATCGCATTGAGCGCAGCCGACTAAGACTTAGTATAATAGCACAGAAGAATAAAATGTTGTCAGATAAATAA
- a CDS encoding peroxiredoxin encodes MALQVGVDAPAFTVKDDEGNTVSLSDFAGKTVVLYFYPKDDTPGCTKEAQSFRDNYTEYQGKDMVVLGVSMDDEASHKQFKEKYGLPFTLLADTDGSITKAYDVDGGGYSKRVTYIINGEGKITQVDETVKTATHAQDILAAMG; translated from the coding sequence ATGGCTCTTCAAGTTGGCGTGGATGCACCAGCATTTACTGTCAAAGACGACGAAGGCAATACCGTTTCACTGTCCGACTTTGCGGGGAAAACTGTAGTGCTTTATTTTTACCCCAAAGACGATACTCCAGGGTGCACCAAGGAAGCCCAAAGCTTTCGGGATAACTACACTGAGTATCAAGGTAAAGACATGGTGGTACTCGGTGTCAGTATGGATGATGAGGCATCCCACAAACAATTTAAGGAAAAGTATGGTCTGCCTTTCACCCTGCTAGCGGATACGGATGGCTCAATTACCAAGGCTTATGATGTTGATGGTGGGGGTTACTCCAAGCGGGTAACCTACATTATCAACGGCGAGGGCAAAATTACTCAGGTTGATGAGACCGTAAAAACGGCTACCCACGCTCAAGATATCTTGGCAGCCATGGGCTAA
- a CDS encoding Npun_F0494 family protein produces the protein MARTSIQSQGSQPIQYPDRTTKRAEQAMRCLPFQMPLLAAMRSNSVPLLSIVGLEGVERNYTTRPRSELVVENDLMWLIQVGVLRREVDGQGITDSFRLTPLGRQLLEKWEGLGETLPPPSLSDRLHHTLNRWLRLSI, from the coding sequence GTGGCAAGAACTTCAATTCAGTCTCAAGGTAGCCAGCCTATTCAATATCCTGACCGAACTACTAAGCGTGCAGAGCAAGCAATGCGCTGTTTGCCATTCCAGATGCCTTTATTGGCAGCGATGCGTTCTAACAGTGTTCCACTCTTATCTATAGTAGGTCTTGAAGGTGTCGAGAGAAACTACACAACGCGCCCTAGGTCGGAATTGGTAGTAGAAAACGATTTAATGTGGTTGATTCAAGTGGGTGTATTACGTCGAGAAGTAGACGGTCAGGGAATTACGGATAGTTTTCGATTGACACCTTTGGGTCGTCAGTTGTTAGAAAAGTGGGAAGGCCTTGGAGAAACCTTACCTCCACCCTCATTATCAGATCGACTCCATCATACCTTGAATCGCTGGCTAAGATTGTCGATTTAA
- the cobQ gene encoding cobyric acid synthase CobQ, producing the protein MKAIMVVGTTSHAGKSLITTALCRLLSRQGWRVCPFKGQNMALNAYVTPNGGEIGHAQAVQAWAAGVIPCVEMNPILLKPQGDMTSQVILMGKAVGKVSAGDYYEKYFDKGWQVIEESLRRLTNEFDLVVCEGAGSPVEINIKHRDLTNMRVARYLKAPTLLVVDIDRGGSFAHVIGTLELLEPEERALIKGVVINKFRGQRSLLEPGIKWLEERTGIPVVGVIPWIDILFPAEDSLDLLDRNSRNKSNQEVTIVVIRLPRISNFTDFDPLEAEPSVFLKYLSPNETLGYPDAVILPGTKTTIADMMVLQKSGMAEQIQNYAASGGTILGICGGFQMLGKTLVDPDGLEGKQGRHPGLGLLPLKTLITSGKVARQRMVTSNYPQVGLPITGYEIHQGRSRMLEAEMGDNKSAYRALFDDHGLGIVDVNQSIWGSYLHGMFDNSPWRRAWLNQLRSRRGLPSLPTGVVNYREQREALLNSLADTIESHLDLTPILRS; encoded by the coding sequence ATGAAAGCGATTATGGTGGTGGGTACTACATCCCACGCAGGAAAATCCTTGATAACCACAGCTCTATGTCGCCTGCTCTCGCGACAAGGCTGGCGTGTGTGTCCCTTTAAGGGTCAGAACATGGCTCTAAATGCCTATGTTACACCCAATGGTGGAGAAATTGGACATGCCCAAGCCGTACAAGCTTGGGCTGCAGGTGTGATTCCCTGTGTGGAAATGAACCCAATTTTACTCAAACCCCAAGGTGACATGACCTCCCAGGTCATTCTTATGGGTAAAGCCGTAGGGAAGGTTAGTGCTGGGGATTACTACGAGAAGTACTTTGATAAGGGTTGGCAGGTGATTGAAGAATCACTGCGACGCTTAACCAATGAGTTTGATTTAGTCGTGTGCGAGGGAGCTGGTAGCCCAGTAGAAATTAATATCAAGCACCGCGACTTGACCAATATGCGAGTGGCGCGGTACCTCAAAGCTCCCACCTTGCTGGTGGTAGATATTGACCGTGGAGGGTCTTTTGCTCACGTAATCGGTACTCTCGAACTGCTCGAACCAGAAGAGAGAGCGTTGATTAAAGGTGTCGTGATCAATAAGTTTAGGGGTCAGCGATCGCTGCTCGAACCCGGGATAAAATGGTTAGAAGAACGCACTGGTATTCCTGTTGTTGGAGTTATTCCCTGGATTGATATACTGTTTCCCGCTGAAGATTCCCTTGACTTACTAGATCGCAACAGCAGGAACAAGTCCAATCAGGAAGTCACTATCGTAGTAATTCGTTTACCTCGAATTTCTAACTTTACTGATTTTGACCCCCTCGAAGCTGAACCCAGCGTCTTTTTGAAATATCTGTCACCAAATGAAACCTTGGGATATCCAGATGCAGTGATTCTCCCAGGCACGAAAACTACCATTGCGGATATGATGGTACTCCAAAAAAGTGGCATGGCTGAGCAGATTCAAAACTATGCTGCCTCAGGTGGGACCATTTTGGGAATTTGTGGGGGATTCCAAATGCTAGGCAAAACCCTAGTTGATCCCGATGGATTAGAGGGTAAACAGGGACGTCATCCAGGATTAGGCTTGTTGCCGTTAAAAACCTTGATTACTAGTGGCAAAGTTGCCCGTCAACGGATGGTGACCTCTAATTATCCCCAAGTTGGCTTACCCATTACTGGTTACGAAATTCATCAGGGGCGTTCCCGAATGTTGGAGGCAGAGATGGGAGACAATAAATCTGCTTATCGAGCGTTATTCGATGACCATGGTTTGGGAATTGTTGACGTGAATCAATCAATTTGGGGCAGCTATCTCCATGGCATGTTTGACAATAGTCCTTGGCGACGTGCCTGGTTGAATCAACTGCGCTCCAGACGAGGGCTACCTTCTCTCCCTACTGGGGTTGTCAACTATCGGGAACAACGAGAAGCGCTTTTGAATTCACTGGCTGATACTATCGAATCTCATCTTGATTTAACCCCGATTTTAAGGTCTTAG
- a CDS encoding 2Fe-2S iron-sulfur cluster-binding protein: MSVSVRFLPDDVTVEAEVGEPILLVAERAGVFIATGCLMGSCHACEVEIENGPTVCSCITAVPAGYEQLTINLYSDTNW; the protein is encoded by the coding sequence ATGAGTGTAAGCGTTCGCTTTCTACCAGATGATGTGACAGTTGAGGCCGAAGTCGGAGAACCCATCCTTCTAGTGGCTGAACGTGCTGGTGTGTTCATTGCCACAGGTTGCCTGATGGGTTCTTGTCATGCCTGTGAGGTAGAGATAGAAAATGGACCGACTGTCTGTTCTTGTATCACTGCTGTACCTGCAGGTTATGAACAGCTGACGATTAATCTCTACTCTGACACCAATTGGTAG
- the mnmA gene encoding tRNA 2-thiouridine(34) synthase MnmA, whose translation MNKVVVGLSGGVDSSVAAATLYHKGYEVVGLTLWLMKGKGQCCSEGMVDAAFICEQLGIPHHIVDSRDVFQENIVDYLVSGYQSGITPLPCSQCNKAVKFGPMLTYAHETLGIDKIATGHYARITYDAECDRYQLRRAIDLTKDQSYFLYDLTQDLLAASLFPLGELKKTETRRLAAEYNLKTADKPESQDLCLIESHGSMQKFLDKYISQTTGDIVDLDGNVVGQHQGIHHYTIGQRKGLGIAAPNPLYVIALDAARNRVIVGERHQATQPECTVHRVNWVSIQEPTVPIRASVQVRYRSPAVPVNVIPLEGNRIKLVFDEPQFSITPGQAAVLYDGELVLGGGIIEQLPGKIANGKLVEG comes from the coding sequence ATGAATAAAGTTGTTGTTGGCTTGTCTGGCGGAGTAGACAGTTCCGTAGCTGCCGCCACCCTCTATCACAAAGGATACGAAGTTGTAGGATTGACCCTTTGGTTAATGAAAGGGAAGGGTCAATGCTGCTCTGAGGGAATGGTCGATGCAGCGTTTATCTGTGAACAATTAGGGATTCCCCACCATATTGTGGACAGTCGCGATGTTTTTCAGGAAAACATTGTGGATTACTTAGTGTCAGGTTACCAATCGGGGATTACTCCACTGCCTTGTTCTCAGTGCAACAAGGCAGTGAAGTTTGGTCCGATGCTGACCTATGCCCATGAGACATTGGGGATTGATAAAATAGCCACAGGTCACTATGCCCGGATTACTTATGATGCTGAATGCGATCGCTATCAATTGCGGCGAGCAATAGACTTGACAAAAGACCAATCATACTTCCTGTATGACTTGACTCAAGACCTGCTGGCGGCTTCCCTATTTCCTTTGGGAGAACTGAAGAAAACAGAAACGCGACGCCTTGCTGCTGAGTATAATCTCAAGACTGCTGATAAACCAGAAAGTCAGGACTTGTGTTTAATCGAATCCCACGGTTCCATGCAGAAGTTCCTGGACAAGTATATTTCCCAAACCACAGGTGACATCGTGGACTTGGATGGAAATGTGGTAGGGCAACATCAGGGAATTCACCACTACACCATTGGACAACGGAAAGGGCTAGGTATAGCTGCTCCCAATCCCTTGTATGTGATTGCCCTAGATGCAGCCAGGAATCGGGTAATTGTAGGGGAACGCCACCAAGCCACCCAACCTGAATGTACGGTTCATCGGGTCAATTGGGTATCGATTCAGGAACCTACTGTTCCGATTCGAGCTTCTGTGCAAGTTCGCTATCGCTCACCTGCTGTACCTGTGAATGTGATTCCTCTAGAAGGAAATCGGATCAAATTAGTTTTCGATGAACCACAATTCAGCATCACCCCAGGACAGGCTGCTGTTCTGTATGACGGGGAGCTAGTGCTTGGAGGTGGCATTATTGAGCAGTTACCAGGGAAAATAGCAAATGGCAAATTGGTTGAAGGTTGA
- a CDS encoding phasin-related domain-containing protein, translating to MAGFGNLVQKAFYLGVGIAAAAGEKAGGTLSEVRGQAQKLVDELVEKGEMTTEEARKLVEDLVQQGQQQSSQAQPNDPKPEPRRIEIIADEEESAPPQEQNVDKLREQVQAMQEELRRLKR from the coding sequence ATGGCTGGTTTTGGAAATTTGGTTCAAAAAGCGTTTTATCTAGGCGTTGGTATAGCTGCTGCTGCAGGGGAGAAAGCTGGGGGAACCTTGTCAGAAGTGCGAGGTCAAGCTCAGAAACTGGTAGATGAACTGGTAGAAAAAGGGGAAATGACTACCGAGGAAGCCCGTAAACTGGTGGAAGATTTAGTGCAACAGGGGCAACAGCAATCCTCTCAAGCTCAGCCTAATGATCCTAAACCTGAGCCGCGCCGGATTGAGATTATTGCTGATGAAGAAGAATCAGCACCACCCCAAGAGCAGAATGTTGACAAACTACGCGAGCAGGTGCAAGCTATGCAAGAAGAATTACGTCGGCTCAAGCGCTAA
- the queF gene encoding preQ(1) synthase → MSNSFTQEQASPEVDTPQIKYGEQEIAQAKLITFPNPRIGRPYHINITLPEFTCKCPFSGYPDFATIYITYVPNELVVELKALKLYINTYRDRYISHEESINQILDDFVAACNPEEVTIKGDYNPRGNVHTVVEVRHQK, encoded by the coding sequence ATGAGTAATTCCTTTACCCAGGAACAAGCATCACCAGAAGTAGATACACCCCAGATTAAATACGGTGAACAGGAAATTGCCCAAGCCAAACTTATTACCTTTCCAAATCCCCGTATCGGTCGTCCCTATCACATAAACATCACCTTACCGGAATTTACTTGCAAGTGCCCCTTTTCTGGTTATCCGGACTTTGCCACAATTTACATCACCTACGTTCCCAATGAACTGGTGGTAGAACTAAAGGCGCTTAAGTTGTATATCAATACCTACCGCGATCGCTACATCTCCCACGAAGAGAGTATAAACCAAATTTTAGATGACTTCGTAGCCGCCTGTAACCCAGAAGAAGTCACCATCAAGGGGGATTATAACCCACGCGGTAATGTTCACACCGTTGTAGAAGTGCGACACCAAAAGTAA
- a CDS encoding WecB/TagA/CpsF family glycosyltransferase: MREIVKILNLEIDNISKSELLKRLDSGVIFTPNVDHLVKLQKDPEFMKAYRIADYRLCDSKVVYYASRFLGSPIQEKISGSDLFPAFYDYHRNNETIKIFLLGGREGVAKKAQENVNARVGREIVIAAHSPSFGFEKNEAECQEIIEMVKNSGATVLAVGVGAPKQEKWIHKYKDQLPNIKIFMAVGATLDFEAGTKPRSPLWMSEVGLEWLHRLLSEPRRLWRRYLFDAPVFLWLVLKQKLKSYLLPPARVNLN, encoded by the coding sequence ATGAGAGAAATAGTCAAAATATTAAACTTAGAGATTGATAATATATCAAAGTCAGAGCTTTTAAAGCGGCTCGATAGCGGGGTGATTTTTACTCCCAATGTCGATCACTTAGTCAAGCTACAAAAAGACCCTGAATTCATGAAGGCATATCGAATTGCCGATTATAGATTATGTGATAGTAAAGTTGTGTATTATGCGTCGAGATTCTTGGGGTCACCCATACAGGAAAAAATTTCTGGATCTGACCTTTTTCCAGCTTTTTATGATTATCACAGAAACAATGAGACTATTAAAATATTTCTCTTAGGTGGACGAGAAGGAGTCGCTAAAAAAGCTCAAGAAAATGTCAATGCTAGAGTTGGCAGAGAAATTGTTATCGCTGCGCATTCCCCATCATTCGGATTTGAGAAGAATGAAGCTGAATGCCAAGAAATCATAGAAATGGTTAAAAACTCTGGAGCTACAGTACTAGCTGTGGGGGTTGGTGCGCCTAAACAAGAAAAGTGGATACACAAGTACAAAGATCAACTACCAAACATTAAAATATTTATGGCAGTAGGTGCGACCCTTGATTTTGAAGCAGGAACCAAACCAAGGTCGCCTCTATGGATGAGTGAGGTAGGATTGGAATGGTTACACAGGCTATTATCTGAACCGCGACGGTTGTGGCGGCGATACCTATTTGATGCTCCGGTCTTCCTTTGGTTAGTGTTGAAGCAAAAACTCAAGAGTTATCTGTTGCCACCAGCTAGGGTCAATCTGAATTGA